GATTACTTTCTTCATGGGTATTTTATTGTTTGTTTGTGAGGTGATTGGGAACGTTTGAAGGTTGGAAAGTACTAAAGCCGAAGCCCAAATAAAAGCCCTTACCCAGAGAATCTGCGTTTTGGGGCTCATTTCCTGAAATGAAGCCAAAAACGCCTGCGTTTGATCTAAAGCAAAACGCCCGCTGCAGTTGAGCAGCGGGCGCTTTTTATAATTTCAATGCTAAGATTACAGGTTGCTGTTCTCCTTGTTCAGCACGCTGTGTTTCTTGCCATAGAAGAAGTAAATCACCACGCCAATAGCCATCCAGCCCAAGAGTCTGTACCAGGTTTCAGCCGGAAGGCCTGCCATCATTCCCAAGCAGGTTAAAATACCCAAGATAGGCACCAACGGCACCAACGGGGTTTTGAACGGACGCGGACGGTTGGGCTCTTTCACGCGCAGGTACCACACGCCGCCGCACACAATCACGAAGGCCAGCAACGTACCAATAGACACCAGGTGACCCAGTTCATCTACAGAGAAAGCACCAGCCACAATAGCGCAGATACCACCCGTTAAGATAGTGCTCACGTGTGGCGTCTTGAATTTAGGGTGCAGCCTTCCGAAGATTGGAGGCAATAAACCGTCTTTAGACATGGTGTAGAAAATACGCGGCTGTGACATCAACATTACCAGCATCACCGAAGAAAGACCGGCAATAGCACCAATCTTAATCAAGTCACGCAGGAACGTGTAACCGGTTTTCTCAATACCCACGGCAATCGGCTCCGCTACGTTCAGCTGGCTGTAATGCACCATGGCAGTCAAGATACCAGACACCAGAATGTAAAGAACCGTACAGATCACCAAAGACCCCAAGATACCAATGGGCATGTCTTTCTGCGGGTTTTTGGCTTCCTGGGCCGTGGTAGAAACGGCGTCAAACCCTATGTAGGCGAAGAAAATAACACCGGCGGCTCTGATGATACCACTGATGCCGTATTCGCCAAACTCGCCTTTGTTGTCTGGCAAGAAAGGCGTCCAGTTAGCAGCGGCTTCTTCTGGGTGACCAATCAGATATTTAATACCGGCCAAGATGAACAAGATCACCACGCCTACTTTAATGATTACCGCCACGTTGTTGAACTTGGCAGACTCGCTCATGCCGCGCACCAACAAGATAGTCACCAAGGCAATGGCCACGGCAGCTACCAAGTTAAAGGTACCGGTAGCGTGCGGCAAAGAGGCAATGTCCACACCCTCAGAGGCCAAAGAAGCCGACAATTGCTCCGTGATGCGTAC
This region of Rufibacter sp. LB8 genomic DNA includes:
- a CDS encoding APC family permease, producing the protein MANQLFARKSIDKLSADAFIEGEHSLKRTLGPGNLIALGIGAIIGTGIFVLTGSAAAQYTGPAIVFAFILAGLGCAFAGLCYAEFASMIPIAGSAYTYGYATLGEFIAWIIGWDLILEYLFGAATVAVGWSGYVVSFLRDFGVNIPPQWSNAVGVELVQLPGTSSWVRITEQLSASLASEGVDIASLPHATGTFNLVAAVAIALVTILLVRGMSESAKFNNVAVIIKVGVVILFILAGIKYLIGHPEEAAANWTPFLPDNKGEFGEYGISGIIRAAGVIFFAYIGFDAVSTTAQEAKNPQKDMPIGILGSLVICTVLYILVSGILTAMVHYSQLNVAEPIAVGIEKTGYTFLRDLIKIGAIAGLSSVMLVMLMSQPRIFYTMSKDGLLPPIFGRLHPKFKTPHVSTILTGGICAIVAGAFSVDELGHLVSIGTLLAFVIVCGGVWYLRVKEPNRPRPFKTPLVPLVPILGILTCLGMMAGLPAETWYRLLGWMAIGVVIYFFYGKKHSVLNKENSNL